In Helianthus annuus cultivar XRQ/B chromosome 8, HanXRQr2.0-SUNRISE, whole genome shotgun sequence, a single genomic region encodes these proteins:
- the LOC110871905 gene encoding ureide permease 1-like, which yields MYVVDSRGGAIACMLLALLFLGTWPAILTLLERRGRLPQHTYLDYTITNLLAAVIIAFTFGELGHTNDDKPNFLVQLSQNNWPSILFAMVGGVVLSLGNLSTQYAWAFVGLSVTEVITSSITVVIGTTLNYFLDDKINRAEILFPGVACFLIAVCLGSFVHASNAKDNKTKLERLGAGEKGVISNGSNPIPKKDLENGSVKVEKAKVGTASFLIELESRRAIKVFGKSTLIGLSICFFAGVCFSLFSPAFNLATNDQWNTLDDGVPHLSVYTAFFYFSCSCFVIAIILNITFLYRPAFNLPRSSIKAYLNDWDGRGWAFLAGFLCGFGNGLQFMGGQAAGYAAADAVQALPLVSTFWGVLFFGEYRKSSRRTYVLLVGMLSMFIVAVGVLMASSGHRKH from the exons ATGTATGTGGTGGATAGCAGAGGAGGAGCAATAGCATGCATGCTGCTTGCATTACTCTTCTTAGGAACATGGCCCGCCATTTTAACGTTGTTAGAACGACGTGGTCGGCTTCCTCAACACACTTATCTTGATTACACAATCACCAATCTTTTGGCTGCTGTCATAATCGCTTTCACATTTGGGGAACTTGGCCACACGAATGACGATAAGCCCAATTTTCTAGTCCAGCTTTCTCAG AATAATTGGCCGAGCATTCTGTTCGCAATGGTGGGTGGGGTGGTTTTAAGTCTGGGAAATCTGTCAACGCAATATGCATGGGCATTTGTCGGTTTATCTGTCACCGAGGTGATCACCTCAAGTATTACTGTTGTCATAG GTACGACTTTGAACTACTTTTTAGACGACAAGATCAACCGAGCCGAGATACTGTTCCCTGGCGTCGCGTGTTTCTTGATTGCGGTTTGTTTAGGCTCTTTTGTGCATGCATCTAACGCCAAAGATAATAAAACAAAGCTTGAAAGATTAGGCGCGGGTGAAAAAGG AGTTATTAGTAACGGATCAAACCCGATTCCAA AAAAAGATTTGGAGAATGGAAGTGTTAAAGTCGAGAAAGCGAAAGTAGGGACCGCAAGTTTTCTAATTGAACTCGAAAGCCGAAGAGCAATCAAG GTGTTTGGGAAAAGCACTTTGATTGGTTTGTCGATATGTTTCTTCGCGGGAGTGTGTTTCTCACTTTTCTCACCGGCTTTTAATCTCGCAACCAATGACCAATGGAATACATTGGACGATGGCGTCCCTCACTTAAGCGTCTACACCGCTTTCTTCTACTTCTCGTGCTCGTGTTTTGTGATTGCCATAATCTTGAACATTACATTCCTTTACCGCCCTGCGTTCAACTTGCCTCGATCTTCAATCAAGGCGTATCTAAACGACTGGGACGGTAGAGGCTGGGCGTTTCTGGCTGGATTTTTGTGCGGTTTCGGGAACGGTCTCCAGTTTATGGGAGGTCAAGCTGCTGGTTATGCTGCAGCTGATGCAGTTCAG GCACTTCCACTTGTAAGTACCTTTTGGGGGGTGCTCTTTTTTGGTGAGTATCGCAAATCGTCGAGAAGAACATACGTGCTTCTCGTAGGCATGCTTTCCATGTTTATTGTGGCTGTTGGAGTTTTAATGGCGTCATCAGGACACCGAAAACATTAA